A window of Ipomoea triloba cultivar NCNSP0323 chromosome 2, ASM357664v1 contains these coding sequences:
- the LOC116010157 gene encoding uncharacterized protein LOC116010157, with product MGSKQHSFKSHHHSSKQFPLIRSSSTILVIALFLASLAYLFISLKDLKEPFFWAEESYNNKFSGDLRDAKFAWNKLCFGATNEKLKLAVFSKSWPIGSDPGGMERHASTLYTALAARGHEIHVFTVPSDKWPHENLHDGNLHVYFAPNEYGRLNCTEAFEIFHKENKKRGGFDYVHTESVSLPHWRTKMVPKVAVTWHGIWYEIMHSKLFQELLENPKGHRPAPMLELQEAMPRLIDEIRFFPSYSEHICISDSAGEVLVDIYQVPKRNVHIILNGVDESRFIYNRKSGEEFREKHGVPSNATLILGVAGRLVKDKGHPLLFEAFSSIINRYPGVFLLVAGSGPWGNRYAELEKNVKVLGALDPSELSKFYNALDLFVNPTLRPQGLDLTLMEAMHCGKPVLTPNFPSISRSVVLNEGFGYTFSPNVRSFVEALEFAIADGPEVLQKKGMVCRKYAVSMFTATKMALAYERFFLCMKNSRYCHYPLPTDC from the coding sequence ATGGGTTCAAAGCAGCATTCTTTCAAGTCTCACCATCATTCCTCCAAGCAATTCCCCTTAATAAGATCTTCTTCAACCATCCTCGTGATAGCTCTCTTTCTTGCTTCTTTGGCTTACTTGTTTATTTCACTGAAAGACTTGAAAGAGCCCTTTTTCTGGGCAGAGGAAAGTTATAATAATAAGTTCAGCGGCGATCTTCGAGATGCGAAATTCGCGTGGAATAAGCTGTGTTTCGGGGCAACAAATGAGAAATTAAAGCTCGCGGTCTTCTCCAAGTCATGGCCGATCGGGTCGGATCCGGGCGGAATGGAACGCCACGCCTCCACGCTCTACACCGCCCTCGCCGCCAGGGGCCACGAAATCCACGTTTTCACGGTCCCGTCGGATAAATGGCCGCACGAGAATCTTCACGACGGGAATCTTCACGTTTACTTCGCGCCAAACGAGTATGGGAGGCTCAATTGCACGGAAGCATTCGAGATTTTccataaagaaaataagaaacgTGGGGGGTTTGATTATGTCCATACAGAGAGTGTGTCTCTGCCTCATTGGAGAACAAAAATGGTGCCTAAAGTGGCTGTCACGTGGCACGGGATTTGGTACGAGATTATGCACTCAAAGCTGTTCCAAGAGCTTCTTGAGAACCCGAAAGGCCACCGCCCAGCGCCCATGCTTGAGCTTCAAGAAGCAATGCCACGCCTGATCGACGAAATCAGGTTTTTCCCGAGCTATTCTGAGCATATATGTATAAGTGACAGTGCAGGGGAGGTTCTGGTGGACATATATCAGGTCCCTAAGAGGAATGTACACATAATTCTCAACGGGGTAGACGAGTCTAGGTTTATTTACAACAGAAAATCAGGAGAGGAGTTCAGGGAAAAACACGGGGTGCCCTCGAATGCCACTTTGATTCTCGGGGTAGCAGGGAGATTGGTGAAGGATAAAGGGCACCCGTTGCTCTTCGAGGCCTTCTCATCGATCATCAATCGCTACCCGGGCGTTTTCCTGCTAGTAGCAGGGTCAGGGCCATGGGGAAACAGGTATGCAGAACTGGAGAAAAATGTGAAGGTTTTAGGGGCATTGGATCCTTCAGAGCTCTCAAAATTCTACAATGCTTTGGACCTTTTCGTGAACCCGACTTTAAGGCCTCAAGGGCTGGATCTAACTCTAATGGAAGCAATGCATTGTGGGAAGCCAGTTCTGACTCCAAATTTCCCAAGCATAAGTAGGAGTGTGGTGTTGAATGAGGGGTTTGGGTACACATTTTCTCCCAATGTTAGGTCATTTGTGGAGGCCTTGGAGTTTGCCATAGCAGATGGCCCTGAAGTGTTGCAGAAGAAAGGCATGGTTTGCAGAAAATATGCAGTCTCAATGTTTACAGCTACCAAAATGGCATTGGCTTATGAGAGGTTCTTTCTGTGCATGAAGAACTCTAGATATTGCCACTACCCTCTTCCCACTGACTGTTGA